The Bacteroidales bacterium WCE2004 nucleotide sequence AAGGGCGCCGTGGACTATGTCGTGCCGAAGCCCTTCGGCGCAGGCGCCACGGGCCGTTCGTCCCAGATCATCAAGCTCGGTCTGGGCGGCGAGGTCGAGATCCTGCGGCCGTAGTCTCAGTCGTAGACCAATTCCAGTTCATCCACCCAGAGGGTGCTTCCGCGCCCTCCGGTGAAATAGTCGCCCAGGGCGCTGGAAGACGCCACGATCACCAGATACGCCGGCGTCCGGCCGTTCCGGTACTCCAGCGGGATGTCGAAAGAGATATACCCGTCCGTCGTCTCCGGGAAGGCGCATCGGCCGTAGGCGATGATGGCGGGATCGTTGTCAAAGTCCACATACGTGCCGCTGGAGCTGATGACATGGAACTGGTCCGGCCAGTCGGTAAGGGCCACCAGCACGTGGCCGGCGTCCGGCTGCCCCATCAGAGCGGCATGCGCCGCGTCCGTGTCCGTGATGGGCATGGACTTATAGGCGGCGAAGCCTTTCAGCGACACGGGTTTCCCGGTGAACGGAATCCCCCACGCCAGCTCCGCGCCGAGGCCCTGGAGCCGCACGAACTGCCCGGTGAACACGCTGCCTGCGGCAAACTTCACCACGGCAAAGCTGCTCTCCATGCGGCACGCCCGCTTGCCGGGCCCTCCTGCCGCGACAAACGTATCGTCCGGCGTGGTGGCGCTTCCTGTAAAGGAAGCCGTCGCCTTGTTGGCGGTGTCCCACACCCGGACGCCGCCCTCCGACCAGGGGTTCCATACCTTTCCGTCGGCATACCAGGAATCAAAGCCCAGGTTGGCCGGCTGTATCGGCTCCCCCGTCTTGAAGGACACGGGGGCCGAAGTCCCCTCGCCGTCCCGCACCCGGCACTCGTATGCCGTGCCGGGGGTCAGCCCGGTCAGGCGGGCCGTTATGCCGACGCCGGCCACGGTGGCATCTTCGGCGGCCGTCCAGCCGGCGTCACCGGCCTTCCTGTATTCCACGGCCACGTCGGATCCGTCGGAGGCAAAGACGCCGCGCACGCGGGCCGAATAGCAATGGGCGTCCACCTCGCTCACGGCCGTCTCCACTTTCATCTGCAAGGCCTTGAGATGCCACTCGATCTCTTCGCCGGCCCATTCCACGAAGAAGCTCCGCTCCATGACGCAATCCAGCGTGATCGGGAAAGAGACGTCGCGGGTGACAAGGGAGACGTTCCGGAAGTCGCTTTCGTAGCCGGTCGTTTTCGTGACGCGGGAGCCTTCCGGCTCCAGCTTCATGGCTTCGAACGTCACAGACGCAAGCGGCTGGGTATCCGGCAGATACACATAAACGCTCCGGGTATCCAGATTGAACTGGGCGTCCTGGACCTGCCCGGCGCAGCGGACATAGCGCTCGATGGGCTGTGTGGCGGAAAGGGTCCATTCATAATCCTGATAGGTATGGACGGTCACCTTCAAGGGCCGGGTGAGGTCCAGCCATTCCCCGAGCTCAGGGCAGGTGGCCCCGTCCGTCAGCACGCACTCCTTCACCTTCACGCGGCCCGGGTCGGCCCACTCCTCCAGGACGACGGACACCTCCCGCGCGCCGGGATCGATGCGCACTTCCCGGGCGTCTTCCAGCTCCAGCGCCACGATGTTCCCGACCACCCGGGGATAATCCAGGTCGTTGGGAAAAGCGCAGCTGACAGCCAGCATGCCGCAGAGGGCCAATGACAGCCAAGTCTTCATCACAGGTAGAAATGTGCGCCGAAGCGGATGGCCAGGAGGTCGATTTTGAAGCCCGTCCCGAGGCTGTTCCCGGAACTGGTTTTCACCTGGTTCTCATTCTGGCGGGTCATCTTCCAGCTGAAGTCAAGCAGACCCACGGACACCTCGAAATCGAAGTTCTCGTGCACGAAGAAACAGATGCCGGGATCCATCCGCAGGGCCAGTTTCCAGTGGGAATTGTACGTCCCCTGCTTCAGCTCCCCGTCGAACTCGTACAGCATGCTCTGCACATAGCCGCCGTTCAGCGTCCCCTCCACATACCAGCCGAAGATGCGGCTGCCCATGAACGGGACATAATAGCGGACGCCCGTGGCAAGCGAATACGCCTGCCGCTTATAGTATTGTCCGCTGACGTCCATGCCCAGGCCTTCCGACAGGTTGAGCGAAGCGCTGTCCAGGTCCACGTCCAGCCGGGAATAATCGAGCCGGGCCACCACGCTCAGGTTGTCGGCCAGGAAGAACTCGAACGAAGGGGCCACGGAGACGGTCCGGTAGCCTCCTTTCAAGTCTCCGACAAGCTTGGAAATCAGCGTATAACCTTCGTCCTCGCCCAGCGAGAAATTGCGCCAGGAGGCACTGAGGCCTCCGCCCAGGCTGCCCTTGGGGATGAAGATCTTGTTCTTCCCTTCGAAGCCCCGGTTAAACGTCTCCTGGGCCAGCCCCGGCAAAGCGAGGCTGGCAGCCAGAAGCAGCGCGAAAACCTTCTTCATCATGGCAGATTGCGATATCCGACTTTCTCACGCTCCGCCTCCGTGAGCCGTCCCGCATCATACACCAGGGACAGCTCGTCCAGCCAGAGGGTGGAACCCTTGCCGCCGGTGAAGTAGTCGCCGAGGCGGGAAGCCGCTCCGACGATGACGACATATCTGGGCGTGCGGTTGTCGCGGTAGTGCAGCGGGAAATTGAATTCCACATAGCCGTTGGTGGCCGCATTGGAAGAGAAGTCGCACATGGCGATGATGGAAGGATCGTTGTCCTGCAGGAACACCTTGTTGGAGGTGTTCACGCGGAATTTGGCGCTCCAGTCGCAGAGGTACATCTTGATGGAACAGGCATCCGTCTCCCCCAGCTTGGACTTATACGGGTCCTCGGCAAAGTCGATGGCCTTGGGGCTGTATTTGTAATAGCCGTGGAGGGCCAGCGGGCGGGAAGAGAAAGGAATGCCCCAGTCCAGCTCCGCACCGACACCGGACACTTTCACGAAGTCGCCGATAAAGATGTTGCCGGCAGCGAACTTGGTGATTACCACCACCTTGACCGCCGAACTTTCCAGACGGGCGGCCTTTCCGCGCACCACGTCGGTCTCTTCCGGAGAGGTGGAGACGGTGCCGAAACTGGCCGTGCCGCCGTTCGCCGAATCCCAGACGCGGGTAGCGGCGTTGGCTCCCGGATACCAGGCCTTGTCGCTCTTGTACCAATCGTCGAAGCTGAGGTTGGGGATGGTCCCGGCCGCCGCCGTCTTGAAACTCACTTCCCGGGTCTCTTCTTCCTTGTCCGTCTTTACCCGGAACACGTAGTCAGTAGCGGCCTGCAGGCCATAGAGTTCGGTGCTGAACGTGGCGGCGTCGTCGTTATAGTTCACGGTCCCGTCGCAATCGGTCCAGTCCGCATCGCCGGCCTTCTTCCACTGGAAACGGAGGCCGGAAGGGCGCCCGTCGGTGAACCAGCGGCCGTTCAGGATGGCAAACCCGGCCCACGGCTTCACGGTGGTGGCCTCGGCGTCCACCGGTGAGGTCACGGACAGCACCACCGTGGCGGCGCTGTAGCGGTTGCGCGTGTCGACCAGGTCCAGGGAGAGGAGATAGTCCCCCATGGGAAGGCCTGCCAGGAAGGGGCCGAAGTCTACGGACGCTTCCGTGGCTCCGTAAAGGAACGACGGCACGGCGAGGCCCAGTCCGTTCAAGGCGGAAAGCGTCGCGGCGGAGGCCTCCACCAGCTGCACGTGCTGGGGCAGCCCCGCCGCCAGCATCTTGGCGTCGCTGTGGCTCAGCGTAAGGGATTTGATCCCTTTGGGCGCGCTGAAATCCACGACGTTCCGGCTTCCGCTGTCCCCTTTCTTCACGGCAATGCCGTCGGCCAGGTCAAAACCCCGTCCGTTCATGGTCGGCAGTCCGTCTCCGGAGAAATCCAGGTTCAGCTGATAGTATTTCTCGTTCAGGGAATCATCCACCAGGACGCGGAGCAGCGAGGAGCCCGCCTTCACCGGGCTCTGGTCGAAGGCGAACTTGAAGTGGTAGTGCTGACGCGGGTCCACGGCGTCGATCGTCACGGGGCCTACCCGGTAGGGCGTGCCCTGGGTATTCACCATATACAGTTCCCATTTCAGGGCGGAAGCCGCAAGGTATCCCTTGTCGGAGAGATTCCCGTTCGCGCGGCTGAACTCCAGGACGTCTCCGCTTTCATTGGACACGCAGACGCGATACTCGGAGAAATAGCGGTCCGTCTCGGGGTCGAACTCCACGGTCACCATGGTGCGGGCGAGCGTAGCCGTGACCACGGCCTCCGTGAGGCGGTCGGGTCGGACCGTGACCTGCGTTTCCCCTTCATAGCGGGGCTCTTCCCAACTCACCCGGGTATCCGGGCCGGAAACGGCCTTGACGGTATATTTTCCCCCGGGCAGGGTCAGCGGCTCGCCGGACAGCGTCCGGCAGTCGGCGACCGTCACCGTCTCGCCCTCCCCCGCCGGGATAATCTCCAGCGAGAAAGCGGGGTCCGGCTCTCCGGCCTCGGCCTTCACGACCGGCGTCACCGCCAGGTCGGCAGCCAGCCGCACGGAGAGATAGCCCTTCCCCTGCGGCAGGTCCACTTCGCGCGTGCAGGCGGCGAGCGCCAGCAGCGCGATCAGGCAATATCTGGCTTTCATCTTGCTATTCGGCATAGAATACGACGTCTTTCTCCAGGCTCTGGCCCTTGTTGTCGGTCACTTTCAGGGTAAAGGTATGCTGCGAGCCGCTCGTGGGGTTGTACACGGCAATCAGCGGGACCAGCTGGGAAAGGGAGAAGTCCACATGCGTCTGCCCCTTCAGCTGGTCGGCCACCGGGATCATGCCGTCGAGGGCCGCGATCAGCGCGGTGTCGTTGATGAGGTCCATCCGGAAAGGCGTCTCCGGACTGTAGGTATAGCTGGTACCCGCCAGCGCGGCGATGGTCTCGCCCAGCACGTCGGAATCGACATCCACCACGAAGTCGCGGATGCCCTCCGGTGCCTCGATCTCGATCTCCACATCCATCTCCTCCTTGATGGGAGTCGGGGCGAACGTGGAATTCTTCTCCCACATCATGGCAGGCGCGGTCGAAGGCTGCGGGTCGTCGCCCGGCCCGTCGCCGGGCTCCTCGCCGCCGTCCACGGGCACTTCCTCCCAGCCGGGCACCTCGACGACGCTCACGCGGTCGTTCACCGTGGGGTCGATGATGATGGAGACACCGCTCACCCGGCCGGTCACGCGGGCGTCCAGGGTGATGATGTGGTGGTCCTTGGCGGCCACTTCGGGAATCAGCATTTCCGAGTGGGTCTCGCTGTTGTCCACGGCGCGGTAGCCGTCCACTTTCACGCGGAGCGGCGCCACGGAGAAATAACCGGACTTCTGCTCCACGTCGCCGGTGGCGGAGGACCAGGTAAGGCTCCTCGCGCCGGCATCGGGCGCATCCCAGGAGGCGGCGTTGGTGACCACGATGGAATAGGAGCTGAGCTCGTTCTTGAAATTGTCGGTCAGGACAAAGCTGACCTTCATATTCTGGAGCCCGGCCGTGACATTCACCGGGGTGAGTTCATCCACGCGGATGGTGAAATCGGCGCTTCCCTTGTAGCAGGGGAGCTCCCAGCCGGCATCCCGGCGGTCAGGAGACGCCACGGTCAGGGTGTAGTCCCCGCTGCCCAGCGTAATGGACTGGGGAATGTCGACGTAGCGGTCGTAGTGGAGGGTCCAGCCGTCCGACGGACGGACGATGTCCACCACGAAATCGGCCAGCACGTCATTGGCCTTGGTTGCGAAGGAGCCTTCCCGGACCGCCGTGACAGAGAGGCGGCCGTTGCCCTCGGGCATCGGGCTCTTGGTCCCGCAGGCCGCCACCGTGACGGCCGCTGCAATGATATAGAGTATTCTTTTCATCTTCGTTTATTGGTAAAGGAGTTCAACGTTGTCCACGTACAGCGCGTTGCCGCAGTAAATCTTGTGCGTGCCCGAGAGCGTGGAAATATCTGACAGTTTCCGGGCGCCTTCCCCGCCGTCCCTGGAGGAACGGATGCTGATGCGGATGGAGGCGGCCTTCCGGTTGGTCACGGTATACTTGACGGGGATGGTCACCCTTGTCCAGGCGTTGACGGCAGCCGTGCCGTCGTTCTTCTCGCCGGTTCCGATCACGTTTCCGGAGGCATCCAGCACCTGGATCTGGGCGTAATAGGCCGCGCCGTTGGGGTTGAAGCGGTGCATGAAGGACAGGGCCGACGGCCGGCTGGCGAAGGCGAGGCCCTCCGAGGTCTTGGCCCAGGAGCCTTTGTTCTTGTTGTTGGCCGTTCCCAGGAAGATCTCTCCCGGATAATTGGTGTCGCCGTGCGCAATCTCAGACGCGACGGAATTGCCGATATAGACCGTCGCCAGCATCACGCTGTTCCCGGAATAGGAGCCGGAATTGAACAGAGCCACGCAGGGGTAGGTCTTGTAATCCTGATAGCCGGTGGCCATCCGGTCAGTCTCGACGGTCTGCAGGGCATTGACGCCCCATCCGGGGTTGGAGGCATTGGCGTAAAGCTGCCACCATTTTACCTTGAAGTTGCCCATGATGGCCACGGGTGTCGTGTAGCTCTGCTCCGTGTACTCCTCGAAACCGCTGTTCGCTATCTGCAGGGCGGCCTCGGTGGTGAAGGAACCGGCCGTGGCGGAGGCGCGGCCGGCCAGGTGCATGGGCACCACGCGGAAGCGGTAGGCCACGGCAGGCTCGAGGCCGGAGACGTCACCGAAACGGACGGTATTGCCGTTCACGGACACGGACGCTTTCTCCGCACTCCAGTTGGTGCCGTCCGTGCTCCACTGGAGGCCCAGGACGGCATCCGCGGGAATGGCGTCCACATCGGCCACCACGGCGGTGACTCCAGTTATTCTCCTGGCCCAGATATTCACGCCGGGGATGTTCACCGTCGCCTTGAAGGGCTTCACGTCCAGCACGAAGGTCCCTTCCGCGGTCTGGCCCACCCCGTCGGTGAGCGTCAGGGAGAAGGTGGCGGAGCAGGCGCGGCCGCTCTCCATCATGCGGTTGGCGAGGCCACTGAAGTCCACGTAACCCAGG carries:
- a CDS encoding Putative carbohydrate metabolism domain-containing protein; protein product: MKTWLSLALCGMLAVSCAFPNDLDYPRVVGNIVALELEDAREVRIDPGAREVSVVLEEWADPGRVKVKECVLTDGATCPELGEWLDLTRPLKVTVHTYQDYEWTLSATQPIERYVRCAGQVQDAQFNLDTRSVYVYLPDTQPLASVTFEAMKLEPEGSRVTKTTGYESDFRNVSLVTRDVSFPITLDCVMERSFFVEWAGEEIEWHLKALQMKVETAVSEVDAHCYSARVRGVFASDGSDVAVEYRKAGDAGWTAAEDATVAGVGITARLTGLTPGTAYECRVRDGEGTSAPVSFKTGEPIQPANLGFDSWYADGKVWNPWSEGGVRVWDTANKATASFTGSATTPDDTFVAAGGPGKRACRMESSFAVVKFAAGSVFTGQFVRLQGLGAELAWGIPFTGKPVSLKGFAAYKSMPITDTDAAHAALMGQPDAGHVLVALTDWPDQFHVISSSGTYVDFDNDPAIIAYGRCAFPETTDGYISFDIPLEYRNGRTPAYLVIVASSSALGDYFTGGRGSTLWVDELELVYD